Part of the Halodesulfovibrio aestuarii DSM 17919 = ATCC 29578 genome, GCTCGAGCGCAGTGCTGATTTATTTTCAGATCAACCGGCGCTCTCAAATGTTGGTGGAGTTCCTGTCACCTACAAAGAGTTTGCGGCCGCCGTTCAGGGCTTGCAGGGCCTTCTTGCCAAGCATGGCGTCGTTGCCGGTGACAAAGTTGCAATATTAAGTGAGAGTACACCGAACTGGGGCATTGCATATTTTGCAATTACCACTATGGGTGCAGTAGCTGTTCCTATCCTTCCGGACTTTCATCCGGATGCCATCCATCATATCATCCGCCATTCTGAAGCAACCGCTGTTATTGTTTCTCAAAAACTGTTTAACAAAGTTGAAGACGGCCAATATGATGAACCGCCTACACTGTTCCTGATGGAAACCTTTTCTCCGGTTGCTATTGATGAAGAGCCACAAAAGCTGAAGGAATTAAAAAAATTAGGTTTGCGTGAATTCCGCTCTATTATGGATAAAGCGCGCGACCTGACACAAAAGTTCATCGACCGCGATCACGCAGACAAAATCAAAGGCACAATCAGTCTTTTTTCTGCAGGAAACACCGTTTCACCAGACGATGTTGCTGCGATTATTTACACCTCCGGTACCACAGGGCACTCCAAAGGGGTTGTTCTTACTCACAGCAATATTGTTGCAAACGCATATGCCGTCCGTACTATTGTTGAGCTAGGCCCCGGAGACAGACTACTTTCTATCCTTCCCCTTTCCCATACATATGAGTGTACTCTCGGTTTAATTTTACCCCTGATGAACGGTGCACATATTAACTACCTGGACAAGCCGCCTACAGCACGCGCATTACTGCCTGCTATGGCTCAAGTTAAGCCTACAGTCATGTTATCAGTCCCGCTTGTCATTGAGAAAATCTTCAAGACTGCAATTTTACCCAAACTTACAAGCAGCTGGGCAAAACGACTGCTGTATAAATTTGCGCGTCCTAAATTACATGCTATTGCCGGTAAAAAATTGCTGGAAACTTTTGGCGGCAGCCTACGAGTTTTCTGTATCGGTGGCGCTGCAATTGCACCTGAAGTTGAACGTTTCTTAAAGGAAGCCCACTTCCCGTACGCTATCGGATACGGGTTAACGGAAACCAGCCCGTTGCTTGCAGGTTCCGGCCCAGCAGAAACCCGTCTCTTATCTACAGGCTATAGTCTTGATGGTGTTGAACTGAAAATTGATGACCCGAATCCAGAAACTGGTGAAGGTGAAATTCTCGCAAAAGGGCCCAGCATTATGCGGGAGTATTACAAAGCGCCGGAGATTACTAAATCCGTGTTTACGCAAGATGGCTGGTTCCGCACTGGTGATCTGGGTAAATTTGATAGTGATAAATTCCTCTACATCCGAGGACGCCTCAAAAATGTTATTGTAGGTCCAAGCGGTGAAAACATTTATCCTGAAGAACTTGAAGGCATGATCATGCAGTCCCCATGGGTGCTGGAGACTATTGTATATGAGCAGGATAGAAAGCTTATCGCCCGCATTCACCTTGATAGAAATAAAATTGACGAAGAGTTCGGTTCATTGCATGCAACAAAGCTTGAAGAAAAAGTTTTGAAGCTGCTTGAAGAAATTCGTACCAACGTAAACAGCAAAGTTGCCGGTTTCTCACGCATTATGAAAGTGACAGAGCAGACTGAACCGTTTGAAAAAACGCCGACACAAAAAATTAAACGCTACCTGTATGTAGACTAGTACATTTTCTGGCACAGAGCATAACCTCCTCCAGTTCAAATTTTTTGCAGCTTTTCCCTGCTAATAGCAGAAGCATTTTACGGAGTATAAATTACTTTACATTTTTAAAGGCTAACGCCTAACGGCAGACACACCTTACCTACTGATTTTACAGTTCTTTTACAAAAAACACGCCATTCCAAAAAGTTGGCACGCTGTTTGCTTAATTAAGAGTACCTTCTTTCTTTCATAGGTATTTCATGGCAAGGGGTGGCTCCCCAAAACCCATATTTCTAAAGCGGAGCGCTTAGCACTCCGCTTTTTTTATTGCTGACAACAGCTACACGCTCTGTACCTTAACTTTTTTCTTCGCTACACTCTACGGCACACCAAAAACGTAATACACAACGTGCTGCCATAGAACGTGCTGCCCATAGAAGGAAGAAACATGACTGCTCCTCAAAAAAAATTATATGGAATCATCGGACACCCGTTAGGTCACACTATGAGCCCCGCCTTACACAATAGCGGGTTCAACATGTTTTCCCTTCAATCGGTATACATGGCGTTCCCAACCCCGCCGGAGAAACTTGCTGACTTTATGAAAAGCTTCCGCACCGTGCCGATACACGGAGCAAGTGTTACTATTCCGCACAAAGAAACTGTCATGAGGTACGTTGATAAAGTTACGCCACGGGCAAGTGCGGTTGGTGCTGTGAATACGCTCTACTGGGAAAAAGATCTTATCGTTGGTGACAACACAGATGTTCTCGGCTTTATGGCCCCGCTCAAAGACAAAAAAAATACATCTAAAAAAGCACTTGTGCTTGGTGCGGGTGGAGCAGCAAAGGCTGTTCTGGCAGGATTACAGGAACTCGGTACAAGTGACATCACCATTTGCAATCGCACACTCCAACGGGCTGAAAAACTCGCAGCAACGTTCAAAGTTAACACCATTACGTGGGATGAACGAGGTTCCGTGGTTGCAGACCTTGTCATCAACACAACCCCTATGGGTATGGCTGGAGAACATGTAAACGAAACACCATATCTTGCAGAAATGTTTACAGAACATGGCGTAGCATATGACCTTGTCTACAATCCTCTTGAAACAACATTCCTGCGTGCGGCAAAAGAAGCCGGCTGGGAAACAATTGACGGTTTGCACATGTTTGCCGCACAGGGCGCTGAGCAATTCAGACTCTGGACTGGAAAAAAACTTCCGCACGACCATATTCGTAAGCTGGTTTCAAATCTTTTACGCCTTTAATTTTACGCTTGTTCCAAAATTTTTACTGCATAACGATTGCCTCTTACCTCACACCATTCTGCATCTACCTCTATGCCATCACACTAAGCCCCTCCTGCCTATTCTTTCTGCAACAAAAAAGGGTAGAGTTTTTACACTCTACCCTTTCTACGTTTCTTCAATCAATTGGATCTGATGCAGATATGGCTTGTTATCCGCAGCTATTACAAAGAAGCTTTTGTCTGCTACAATGCCTCGCCAGTTCGAATTCGTCTTACGCCTTCGATGTTATAAAAGTAGATGATACCATCACCTTCATTCTGAGTTCTGGCGCCTTTTTCAATGGCTGCAATAGCGTCGTTAAGTCGTTCTTCCTGAACAACAAGTTCAATACGCAGTTTCTTAAGAAGGTTAACTTCCTCAGTTACGCCACGATAGGTTTCTGTAAAACCTTTCTGCTGGCCGCTACCGAGAATATTTGTCACAGACAACCCAAAAAGATCCTTGGCGAACAACTCCTGCTTAACCTGCGGGAGACGTTCTGGTCTAATAAAAGCAACGACATTTTTCATTGTTTTTCTCCAATCAGGTTATTCGACACTAAAAATCTGGAAACCGTTGTAGGCCTCTGAGCCATGTTCGGTAATATCCAGTCCCTTAATTTCTTCAACGCGGCTAACGCGTAATCCAACCAACTTATCAATAAGTTTAAAGCATACAGTGCCAACACCGAACGCCCATGCGAAGAAGACGACAACGCCTAAAAGCTGGACTCCGAACAATGACAGATCTCCGGTATAGATAAATCCACTTGCAGAGCCAAAATCCGGTGATGCAAATAAGCCAACACTAAGGGTACCGAGTGCACCGCAGACACCGTGAACAGAGATAGCACCTACAGGGTCATCAATGCATAGAACGGAATCAATAAAGTGTATAACCAAAACAACTGCTACGCCGCAAATTGCACCTACAAGGATTGCACCTAACGGTGAAAGTTCACTACACCCTGCGGTTACACCTACCAGTCCGGCAAGAACGCCGTTCATGGTCATAGATGCTTCTGGTTTGCCAAAGCGGACCCATACAGTAATCATAGCTGTAATCATACCTGCACAGCCGGCTAAGCTTGTATTAAGGGCAATGTAGCCAATGCTGCCATCTGCCATTGTTGTTGAGCCAGCATTAAATCCAAACCAGCCAAACCAGAGAATAAATACACCGAGACCAGCCATAGGCATGCTGTGCCCAAGAATAGCACGAGGTTTTTTGTCCGGCATGTACTTACCAATTCGTGGACCAACTGCCATTGCGCCAGCCAACGCAACCCAGCCACCGAGAGAATGAACAACCGTTGAGCCTGCAAAATCTATAAAACCGAGCGATTCGAGCCAGCCGGCATTACCGGTAAGTCCGCCCCACGCCCAGTGTCCAGCGATAGGATAAATGAACCCTGTGATAACAATACTAATCAGAATGTATGCGTGAAATTTAGTACGTTCAGCAACACTACCGGAAACAATAGTTGCCGCCGTTGCAGCAAATACAGACTGGAAGAACCAGAATGTAATATCGAAATCCCTTGTAGCTGACGGAGCAAGAATGGAAGAAAGGAAGAACCCATCAGTTCCGAATATTCCGGAAAAATCTGCACCAAACATTAACCCGTAACCAAACATAACAAACAGCATAGAACCGACGCCGAAATCCAGCATATTCTTCATGAGAATATTGCTCGCGTTCTTAGATCGAGTTAGACCACATTCTACCATAGCGAATCCGGCCTGCATAAACATTACCAGTATGGCACCTAGCAGGGTCCATACTATGTTCGCGTTTGTTTGTGTCAGATACACTACAGCCTCTTCTTCAGCATGTACTAACGATGCGCTTGCGCCAAGCGCCAAAACTGTCATTACCGCAATCAACCCATTTCGGGATAACGTGCCTTTGCACACAGACATAGCAACCTCCTGCTTTTTAGATTTTGCATAATATAAAGCAGACTCTGTGCCAAAAATGTAACTACCTGTTTTTACTACACCACGTTTTTTTTGTTTTTACAATTTTGTAAATAACGACATTTTTGAAGCTTGCTTTTTTATTCAAATTTACAATTTTGTAAAAAACTACATTTTTGTTTTCTTCTAATTCTGTCTCATGATTCAAAAGCATAGATTAGTATTTTTATAGAGACAAAAACATAGAAATTATCCCTCAGAGACCTGCTAAACGTCTGCAACAGGATGTGCTTCAGTTTATTTCAAACTATACGCCGGCGCCCCACCTTCATGGCTGCCAAGGATAATACAATAAAAAAAGGGCGACCCCAGAGAGGCCGCCCTTTTGAAAACTTTATATGGATAAATAGGACTACAAGAGACTTCCCACCAGTTCACCAAATGCCTTACAGCCGATGGTCTTAGCGCCTTCCATCTGGCTAGCAAGGTCACAGGTAACAGTTTTTTCAGAGATAGCCTTGCTTACAGCTGCGTGAATAGAGTCAGCTGCTTCAGTCCAGCCAATATGCTCGAGCATCATTGCACCGGAAAGAATGAGACTACCGGGGTTTGCCATGTCTTTACCGGCAATAGTCGGAGCTGTGCCGTGAGTCGCCTCAAAGAACGCAAGTTTATCGGACATGTTCACACCCGGCGCCAGGCCGAGTCCACCAACCTGCGCAGCGAGTGCGTCAGAAAGGTAGTCACCATTAAGGTTGGTAGTGGCAAGTACGGAGTACTGCTCAGGTCGAATAAGCGCTTCCTGGAACATTGCGTCAGCAATGCGGTCTTTCACAACCACTTTACCCTCTGCCGGAGCATCTTCTGTGGTTGTCTGTCCAGCAAACTCTTCACTGGCAACATCATACCCCCACTGGCGGAACCCACCTTCGGTGTATTTCATAATGTTACCTTTATGCACAAGAGTCACACTCGGCTTACCCTGTGCCACCGCAAACTCCAAGGCTTTACGCACAAGACGCTTAGAGCCGTTCGGAGTAATCGGCTTTAAGCCGACACCAGCAGTAGGATCCACAGTTACGCCAAGTTCATCACGGAAGAATGCAATGAGGCGCTTTGCTTCATCGCTGCCGGATTCGAATTCGATACCAGCATAAACATCTTCAGTATTCTCGCGGAACACAACCATATCAACAAGATCGGGCCGCTTTACCGGTGACACAATACCATCATAGTAGCGAATAGGACGAATACATGCGTATAAGTCAAGCGTCTGTCTCATGGTAACGTTAAGGCTTCTGAATCCTTTCCCGACAGGCGTCATCAGCGGGCCTTTAATAGCAAGTTCTGCATTCTGCAATGCAGTCAACGTATCCTGCGGCAGGTATTCACCTGTCTCATTAAATGCTTTTTCTCCGGCGAGAAGCTCCTCAAATTCCAAGGAACGTTCTTTGCCGTACGCTTTTTCAATCGCAGCAGTAAGAACCGGACGTGCGGCTGCCCACACTTCTTTGCCGATTCCGTCGCCTTCGATAAAATACACTGTTTTCTGCACGGATGAACCCTCCCAGCATAAGCTAAATTTCTAATTCGAGACGGGACGATAGCCTGAACTATATCAACTTTGCAAGAGTTCTTACTCCACTATTTTACTCCGTTTGTTTAATATCTTCTTTTTATTACATTTTTGTAAACCAGCTCGATGTATAAAAAAAGCCCCGAGCTGATACTCAGGGCTTAGCATACTCAATAACACCCGCAACAAGGCAGGTTTCAAATGCAAATTCTATTTCTTGTTTTCATAATCCAATGCAATTTCAACAGCTTCAGAGTACAAATCAAGTGGTAAAGCACCACGAATAAGAATATTATTCACGAGAAAATACGGAGTCCCTTCCAGTTCCAGTGCTTTTGCGTCTGCCATATCTTCATCAATAATTGCGTTCACAGCTTTTGTGCGGGCTTCTTTAGCGAGTTTTTCAGGATCAAGCCCTACTTTCTTCGCAGTTTTCTTCATGAAAGGCTCACCCTCGGCAATAAGCGTTTCACGGTTAGCAAAAAACTCATCATACAGCTTCCATGCTTTTTC contains:
- a CDS encoding AMP-binding protein encodes the protein MYPLTTYTLTAMLERSADLFSDQPALSNVGGVPVTYKEFAAAVQGLQGLLAKHGVVAGDKVAILSESTPNWGIAYFAITTMGAVAVPILPDFHPDAIHHIIRHSEATAVIVSQKLFNKVEDGQYDEPPTLFLMETFSPVAIDEEPQKLKELKKLGLREFRSIMDKARDLTQKFIDRDHADKIKGTISLFSAGNTVSPDDVAAIIYTSGTTGHSKGVVLTHSNIVANAYAVRTIVELGPGDRLLSILPLSHTYECTLGLILPLMNGAHINYLDKPPTARALLPAMAQVKPTVMLSVPLVIEKIFKTAILPKLTSSWAKRLLYKFARPKLHAIAGKKLLETFGGSLRVFCIGGAAIAPEVERFLKEAHFPYAIGYGLTETSPLLAGSGPAETRLLSTGYSLDGVELKIDDPNPETGEGEILAKGPSIMREYYKAPEITKSVFTQDGWFRTGDLGKFDSDKFLYIRGRLKNVIVGPSGENIYPEELEGMIMQSPWVLETIVYEQDRKLIARIHLDRNKIDEEFGSLHATKLEEKVLKLLEEIRTNVNSKVAGFSRIMKVTEQTEPFEKTPTQKIKRYLYVD
- the aroE gene encoding shikimate dehydrogenase gives rise to the protein MTAPQKKLYGIIGHPLGHTMSPALHNSGFNMFSLQSVYMAFPTPPEKLADFMKSFRTVPIHGASVTIPHKETVMRYVDKVTPRASAVGAVNTLYWEKDLIVGDNTDVLGFMAPLKDKKNTSKKALVLGAGGAAKAVLAGLQELGTSDITICNRTLQRAEKLAATFKVNTITWDERGSVVADLVINTTPMGMAGEHVNETPYLAEMFTEHGVAYDLVYNPLETTFLRAAKEAGWETIDGLHMFAAQGAEQFRLWTGKKLPHDHIRKLVSNLLRL
- a CDS encoding P-II family nitrogen regulator; translated protein: MKNVVAFIRPERLPQVKQELFAKDLFGLSVTNILGSGQQKGFTETYRGVTEEVNLLKKLRIELVVQEERLNDAIAAIEKGARTQNEGDGIIYFYNIEGVRRIRTGEAL
- a CDS encoding ammonium transporter; translated protein: MSVCKGTLSRNGLIAVMTVLALGASASLVHAEEEAVVYLTQTNANIVWTLLGAILVMFMQAGFAMVECGLTRSKNASNILMKNMLDFGVGSMLFVMFGYGLMFGADFSGIFGTDGFFLSSILAPSATRDFDITFWFFQSVFAATAATIVSGSVAERTKFHAYILISIVITGFIYPIAGHWAWGGLTGNAGWLESLGFIDFAGSTVVHSLGGWVALAGAMAVGPRIGKYMPDKKPRAILGHSMPMAGLGVFILWFGWFGFNAGSTTMADGSIGYIALNTSLAGCAGMITAMITVWVRFGKPEASMTMNGVLAGLVGVTAGCSELSPLGAILVGAICGVAVVLVIHFIDSVLCIDDPVGAISVHGVCGALGTLSVGLFASPDFGSASGFIYTGDLSLFGVQLLGVVVFFAWAFGVGTVCFKLIDKLVGLRVSRVEEIKGLDITEHGSEAYNGFQIFSVE
- the icd gene encoding NADP-dependent isocitrate dehydrogenase, with translation MQKTVYFIEGDGIGKEVWAAARPVLTAAIEKAYGKERSLEFEELLAGEKAFNETGEYLPQDTLTALQNAELAIKGPLMTPVGKGFRSLNVTMRQTLDLYACIRPIRYYDGIVSPVKRPDLVDMVVFRENTEDVYAGIEFESGSDEAKRLIAFFRDELGVTVDPTAGVGLKPITPNGSKRLVRKALEFAVAQGKPSVTLVHKGNIMKYTEGGFRQWGYDVASEEFAGQTTTEDAPAEGKVVVKDRIADAMFQEALIRPEQYSVLATTNLNGDYLSDALAAQVGGLGLAPGVNMSDKLAFFEATHGTAPTIAGKDMANPGSLILSGAMMLEHIGWTEAADSIHAAVSKAISEKTVTCDLASQMEGAKTIGCKAFGELVGSLL